One genomic region from Amphiprion ocellaris isolate individual 3 ecotype Okinawa chromosome 20, ASM2253959v1, whole genome shotgun sequence encodes:
- the six6a gene encoding homeobox protein SIX6a codes for MFQLPILNFSPQQVAGVCETLEESGDVERLGRFLWSLPVAPAACEVLNKNESVLRARAVVAFHTGNFRELYHILENHKFTKESHTKLQALWLEAHYQEAEKLRGRPLGPVDKYRVRKKFPLPRTIWDGEQKTHCFKERTRHLLREWYLQDPYPNPSKKRELAQATGLTPTQVGNWFKNRRQRDRAAAAKNRLQQQVLSGGSVRSLADEDGTVDRLGNSSSPEASLSSKAAASAISITSSDSECDI; via the exons ATGTTTCAGCTGCCCATCTTGAATTTCAGCCCCCAGCAGGTCGCCGGGGTCTGCGAGACTCTGGAGGAGAGCGGCGACGTCGAGCGCCTGGGCCGCTTCCTCTGGTCGCTGCCCGTCGCTCCGGCGGCCTGCGAGGTCCTCAACAAGAACGAGTCGGTGCTGAGGGCCCGCGCCGTCGTCGCCTTCCACACCGGCAATTTCCGTGAACTCTACCACATCCTAGAGAACCACAAGTTCACCAAAGAGTCGCACACGAAGCTGCAGGCGCTGTGGCTCGAAGCGCACTACCAGGAGGCTGAGAAGCTGCGGGGCCGCCCGCTGGGGCCGGTGGACAAATACAGGGTGAGGAAGAAGTTTCCCCTTCCCAGAACCATCTGGGATGGAGAGCAGAAAACCCACTGCTTCAAGGAGAGAACCCGGCACTTGCTAAGAGAATGGTATTTGCAGGATCCCTACCCAAATCCTAGTAAAAAGAGGGAGCTTGCACAGGCTACTGGACTTACACCCACACAAGTAGGAAACTGGTTCAAAAATCgcagacaaagagacagagcgGCGGCTGCGAAGAACAG GctccagcagcaggtcctgtCCGGCGGCTCGGTTCGCTCTCTGGCGGACGAGGACGGCACCGTAGACCGCCTGGGGAACTCGTCCAGTCCGGAGGCCAGTCTGTCCAGCAAAGCAGCCGCCTCGGCCATCTCCATCACCTCCAGCGACAGTGAATGTGACATCTGA